A single genomic interval of Dromiciops gliroides isolate mDroGli1 chromosome 1, mDroGli1.pri, whole genome shotgun sequence harbors:
- the LOC122735577 gene encoding mucin-17-like isoform X31: MEKLLQLVEGMHIEEMSSHQTLQPEPPRAQKRPLSPQAGLSSPKRKVVPRLEEKEPETVQGIDESKKEEKKKDIAGAGIERGASQAHSIRWPVESKNKYVHISLGDQDESPEFSQTGLALTETKLAATEMLSNTGDGATSSLSTRCSETKSVSAEIMHELSDDFSESEDSDTESLSSQCSDKRLTFIDIKSMATEILGESVETDKRAVSTKSELAGKGMLSESVAPDTGSSDSKCSDSKLAPPEGKATAKSVMPDHGSPDTNLLSSEPSETSTISLEDKAVPTKMLSEKVTPTTSGLSSQRSETRHDSPERKAVVSEVSESVSAAPSVSSDDGSETRCVSPERKPLVTEMSQTVSSDPSVSSESCESKCTSLESQSVATGKLSEAVAPDPSASSAEGLKTKRPSHKSKPVVTGELTESISPTSSILGSEESETRSVSPESKPLVSGRLSETVSPASSILASEDSETRGASPESKAIVGKMLSETLPRAPNVLTPECSEARCTSSESKPVVGELLSEKVSLPPVVLSSKCLETECAPAESKPVVSRTCSGTVSPVPKVLSTECSEARCLSSETKPVVTGMVSETRSLAPDVSCGECSDSVDIKPVVARIIPERLSPPISISSTEYSDAGYTSPERKPVVTGVAPGRLSPPISISSTEYSEASCASPEESKPIVSGLFPEVLSPAISISSEFSEGAYFCTDRKPIVAGTFSERLSLDTCASVSECSETSGTSPERKPIVAERVAARMSPAPIVLSSECSETSYASPERKPLVAGRYVERLSPSTSALYTEFSESSRFFSETRPAAAGEYSGRLSPDTGSFSSESSEASGASPERKPVIGRVYPGRLSPPISISSTEYSDPGGASPERKPIVSGLFSRRLSSPISISSTEYSDMGGASPERKPVISELLSERVRPVQTVLSSVCSDDRCISPETKPVVSGIFSGTLFSATSILASEGSESRCTSPENKPTVSGLFSETGSLPPDVLSTSCLDARCVSPGSKPVEGTMFSETLFSGTSILASEGSESRSISPENKPTVSGMFSETLFSGPSILASEGSGTRCTSPENKPVVTGMFSETLSPPPNIFSSESLDTRCISPENKPVVTGMFSETLSPPINIFSSESSDTRCVSPESKPVVTGLLSGRLSPPISISSTEYSDTECASPERKPVVGEMLSERLSPPISISSTEYSDTECASPERKPIVTGLFSERLPPTSSILPSLCSEIKFASIQNKPSVSGLFPEGLSPSTSFFTSQYSDTRCTSPDSKPVMARLFPQATSLLPSRYFETSDDSSESKAAETGRLSPCTSLFSSQSSETRFSSTERLPPISSLLPELVDPTTFILAAQCPGLRFASSENNPEGSAPSPEGLSPATGFVYPPSSETRAASSENNPEVSEVFSERLSPTTGIVSSLCFEKILASTGSKPVVSRMFSESMFPATGFLYPPESDPAVSGIFSERLSPATGIMSSLCFLTIFASTESKSIVSTVFSESVSPTTGIVSSLCFVIILASTESDLAIIGVFSEGLSPSTGITFRPCSETGAALTDSNSAGTGVFSGSLSPTGGITFPPCSETEAALTDSNSAGTGVFSGSLSPTAGITFPPCSETGAALTDSGPVGTGVVSEKPSPTAGISFPPCLETGADSTGSDTTGIGMLSKSLSPTAESVSPSTDISFPPCLETGADLTGSDTTGIGMLSKSLSPTADISFPPCLETGADLTGSDTTGIRMLSKSLSPTADISFPPCLETGADLTGSDTTGIGMLSKSLSPTAGISFPPCLETGADLTGSDTTGIGMLSKSLSPTADISFPPCLETGADSTGSDTTGIGMLSKSLSPTADISFPPCLETGADSTGSDTTGIGMLSKSLSPTADISFPPCLETGADLTGSDTTGIGMLSKSLSPTADISFPPCLETGADSTGSDTTGIGMLSKSLSPTADISFPPCLETGADLAGSDTTGIGMLSERLSPIADISFPPCLETGADLAGSDTTGIGMLSDRLSPTADISFPPCLETGADLTGSDTTGIGMLSERLSPTADEAAMRTALPDDN; encoded by the exons AAACTCCTCCAGCTGGTAGAAGGCATGCATATAGAGGAGATGTCTTCCCACCAGACGCTCCAGCCGGAGCCCCCCAGAGCTCAGAAGCGTCCCCTCTCACCACAGGctggcctgagctctcccaaaagGAAAGTTGTCCCTAGGTTGGAGGAGAAGGAGCCTGAGACTGTGCAAGGTATAGATGAGagtaagaaagaggagaaaaagaaagatattgcaggCGCTGGAATAGAGCGGGGAGCCTCACAAGCTCACTCTATCAGATGGCCGgtagaaagcaaaaataaatatgtgCACATCAGTTTGGGTGACCAAGATGAGAGCCCTGAGTTTTCTCAAACAGGATTAGCTTTAACAGAGACCAAGCTTGCGGCAACTGAAATGTTATCAAATACTGGGGATGGTGCTACAAGTAGCTTGTCTACTCGGTGTTCGGAAACAAAATCTGTTTCCGCAGAGATCATGCATGAATTAAGTGATGACTTTTCAGAGAGTGAGGATTCTGACACAGAGAGCTTGTCGTCTCAGTGTTCTGACAAAAGGCTTACTTTCATAGACATCAAGTCTATGGCAACTGAAATATTAGGAGAAAGTGTGGAGACTGATAAGAGGGCTGTTTCTACAAAAAGTGAGCTTGCCGGAAAGGGAATGTTGTCAGAGAGCGTGGCTCCTGACACAGGTAGCTCGGATTCTAAGTGTTCTGATTCGAAATTGGCTCCCCCCGAGGGAAAGGCTACGGCAAAGAGTGTAATGCCAGACCATGGGTCTCCTGATACAAATCTCTTGTCCTCTGAGCCTTCGGAAACTAGTACTATTTCCCTAGAGGACAAGGCTGTGCCAACCAAAATGTTATCAGAAAAGGTAACCCCCACCACAAGTGGTTTGTCTTCCCAGCGTTCAGAAACTAGGCATGATTCCCCCGAGAGAAAGGCTGTAGTATCTGAAGTGTCAGAGAGTGTGTCTGCAGCCCCCAGTGTGTCGTCTGATGACGGCTCGGAAACTAGATGTGTTTCCCCTGAGAGGAAGCCTCTAGTAACCGAAATGTCACAGACAGTGTCTTCTGACCCTAGTGTTTCGTCTGAGTCTTGTGAAAGTAAATGTACTTCCTTAGAAAGTCAATCTGTGGCAACAGGAAAGTTATCAGAGGCAGTGGCTCCTGACCCAAGTGCCTCATCTGCTGAGGGTCTGAAGACTAAACGTCCTTCCCATAAGAGCAAGCCTGTAGTAACTGGCGAGCTCACAGAGTCAATATCTCCAACCTCAAGTATCTTGGGCTCAGAGGAATCGGAGACTAGAAGTGTCTCCCCTGAGAGCAAACCCTTAGTAAGTGGAAGGCTCTCAGAGACAGTGTCTCCAGCCTCAAGCATCTTGGCCTCTGAGGATTCAGAGACAAGAGGTGCCTCCCCTGAGAGCAAGGCTATAGTAGGCAAAATGCTCTCAGAGACCTTGCCTAGAGCCCCAAATGTTTTGACTCCTGAATGTTCTGAGGCTAGATGCACTTCCTCTGAGAGCAAGCCAGTAGTAGGTGAATTGCTCTCAGAGAAAGTGTCTCTACCCCCAGTTGTCCTGTCTTCAAAATGTTTGGAGACTGAGTGTGCACCGGCAGAAAGCAAACCTGTTGTTAGTAGAACGTGCTCGGGGACAGTGTCacctgtcccaaaagtcttgtcTACTGAATGTTCTGAGGCTagatgcctttcctctgagaccaAGCCAGTAGTAACTGGAATGGTCTCAGAGACTAGGTCTCTAGCCCCAGATGTCTCGTGTGGTGAATGTTCGGATTCCGTAGACATCAAACCAGTAGTAGCTAGAATTATACCGGAAAGACTTTCACCACCCATAAGCATTTCATCCACAGAATATTCTGATGCTGGATATACTTCCCCAGAGAGGAAGCCAGTAGTAACTGGTGTGGCCCCTGGGAGACTATCTCCACCTATAAGCATTTCATCAACTGAATATTCGGAGGCAAGCTGTGCTTCCCCCGAGGAGAGCAAGCCCATAGTATCTGGCTTGTTCCCAGAAGTACTATCTCCAGCTATAAGTATCTCCTCCGAGTTTTCGGAGGGTGCCTATTTTTGCACAGATAGAAAGCCCATAGTAGCGGGCACGTTTTCAGAAAGACTGTCTCTGGACACTTGTGCCTCAGTCTCTGAATGTTCAGAGACTAGCGGTACTTCCCCAGAGAGGAAGCCCATAGTAGCAGAACGTGTAGCAGCAAGAATGTCACCAGCTCCAATTGTCTTGTCCTCTGAGTGTTCAGAGACAAGCTATGCTTCCCCAGAAAGGAAGCCATTAGTAGCTGGAAGGTACGTAGAAAGACTATCACCGTCCACAAGTGCCTTATACACGGAGTTTTCTGAGAGCAGCAGGTTTTTCTCAGAGACCAGACCTGCAGCAGCCGGAGAGTACTCAGGAAGGCTGTCTCCAGACACTGGTAGCTTTTCTTCAGAAAGTTCGGAGGCCAGCGGTGCTTCCCCGGAAAGGAAGCCTGTCATAGGGAGAGTGTACCCAGGGAGATTGTCACCGCCTATCAGCATCTCATCCACAGAATATTCCGATCCTGGAGGTGCTTCCCCTGAAAGGAAGCCTATAGTAAGTGGGCTGTTCTCAAGGAGACTGTCTTCTCCCATCAGCATTTCATCTACCGAATATTCTGATATGGGAGGTGCATCTCCTGAAAGGAAGCCTGTCATAAGTGAACTGTTGTCAGAAAGAGTTCGTCCAGTCCAAACTGTTTTGTCCAGTGTATGTTCTGATGATAGATGTATCTCCCCTGAAACTAAACCCGTTGTAAGTGGAATATTTTCAGGGACCCTGTTTTCAGCTACCAGCATCTTGGCCTCTGAGGGTTCAGAGTCTAGATGCACTTCCCCTGAGAACAAGCCCACAGTAAGTGGATTGTTCTCAGAGACAGGGTCTCTACCCCCGGATGTGTTGTCTACTTCGTGTTTAGATGCTAGATGTGTGTCTCCTGGAAGTAAACCCGTAGAAGGTACCATGTTTTCTGAAACCCTTTTTTCAGGGACAAGCATCTTGGCCTCCGAGGGTTCAGAATCTAGAAGTATTTCTCCAGAGAACAAGCCCACAGTTAGTGGGATGTTCTCAGAAACCCTCTTTTCAGGCCCAAGCATCTTGGCCTCTGAGGGTTCAGGGACCAGGTGCACGTCCCCAGAGAACAAACCAGTAGTAACTGGGATGTTCTCAGagaccctctccccacccccaaacatctTCTCCTCCGAAAGCTTGGACACTCGCTGCATTTCACCCGAGAACAAACCAGTTGTAACTGGGATGTTCTCAGAGACATTATCACCACCTATAAAcatcttttcttcagagagctcgGACACTAGGTGCGTTTCTCCAGAGAGCAAGCCAGTAGTAACTGGCTTGCTCTCAGGGAGACTCTCACCACCCATTAGCATTTCATCTACCGAATATTCTGACACTGAATGTGCTTCCCCTGAGAGGAAGCCGGTAGTAGGTGAAATGCTATCAGAGAGACTCTCACCACCCATTAGCATTTCATCCACCGAATATTCTGACACCGAATGTGCTTCCCCAGAAAGGAAGCCCATAGTGACTGGACTTTTTTCAGAAAGACTGCCTCCAACTTCAAGCATTCTCCCCTCCTTGTGTTCCGAAATAAAATTTGCTTCAATACAAAACAAGCCTTCAGTATCTGGACTATTTCCTGAAGGCTTGTCTCCATCTACAAGTTTCTTTACCTCTCAATATTCTGATACAAGATGTACCTCTCCTGACAGCAAACCTGTAATGGCCAGACTGTTTCCACAGGCCACGAGTCTCTTGCCTTCTCGGTATTTTGAGACCTCAGATGACTCTTCAGAAAGCAAGGCTGCAGAGACTGGAAGACTATCTCCATGCACAAGTCTCTTTTCTTCTCAGAGTTCTGAGACAAGATTTTCTTCTACTGAGAGGCTGCCTCCTATATCTAGCCTGTTACCAGAGCTTGTGGATCCTACCACATTTATCCTGGCTGCTCAGTGTCCTGGCTTAAGGTTTGCCTCATCAGAGAACAATCCTGAAGGATCTGCACCATCCCCAGAAGGGCTCTCCCCTGCGACAGGTTTTGTGTACCCTCCATCTTCTGAGACAAGAGCTGCTTCATCAGAGAACAATCCTGAAGTCTCTGAAGTGTTCTCAGAAAGATTGTCTCCGACAACAGGTATTGTGTCCTCTCTATGTTTTGAAAAAATACTTGCTTCCACAGGGAGCAAGCCTGTAGTATCCAGAATGTTCTCAGAGAGTATGTTTCCTGCCACAGGTTTCCTGTATCCTCCAGAAAGTGATCCTGCAGTATCTGGCATTTTCTCAGAAAGACTGTCTCCAGCAACAGGTATTATGTCCTCTCTATGTTTTCTGACAATATTTGCTTCCACAGAGAGCAAGTCTATAGTATCCACAGTGTTCTCAGAAAGCGTCTCTCCCACCACAGGTATTGTGTCTTCTCTATGTTTTGTCATAATCTTGGCTTCCACAGAGAGTGATCTTGCAATAATTGGAGTGTTCTCAGAGGGACTGTCTCCTTCCACAGGCATCACATTCCGTCCATGTTCAGAGACAGGAGCTGCTTTGACAGACAGCAATTCTGCAGGAACTGGAGTGTTTTCAGGGAGCCTGTCTCCTACAGGAG GTATCACATTCCCTCCATGTTCAGAGACAGAAGCTGCTTTGACAGACAGCAATTCTGCAGGAACTGGAGTGTTTTCAGGGAGCCTGTCTCCTACAGCAG GTATCACATTCCCTCCATGTTCAGAGACAGGAGCTGCTTTGACAGACAGCGGTCCTGTAGGAACTGGAGTAGTGTCAGAAAAACCATCTCCTACAGCGG GTATCTCATTCCCTCCATGTTTGGAGACAGGTGCTGATTCAACAGGAAGTGATACCACAGGAATTGGAATGCTGTCAAAGAGTCTATCTCCTACAGCAG AGAGTGTGTCTCCTTCCACAGATATCTCATTCCCTCCATGTTTGGAGACAGGTGCTGATTTAACAGGAAGTGATACCACAGGAATTGGAATGCTGTCAAAGAGTCTATCTCCTACAGCAG ATATCTCATTCCCTCCATGTTTGGAGACAGGTGCTGATTTAACAGGAAGTGATACCACAGGAATTAGAATGCTGTCAAAGAGTCTATCTCCTACAGCAG ATATCTCATTCCCTCCATGTTTGGAGACAGGTGCTGATTTAACAGGAAGTGATACCACAGGAATTGGAATGCTGTCAAAGAGTCTATCTCCTACAGCGG GTATCTCATTCCCTCCATGTTTGGAGACAGGTGCTGATTTAACAGGAAGTGATACCACAGGAATTGGAATGCTGTCAAAGAGTCTATCTCCTACAGCAG ATATCTCATTCCCTCCATGTTTGGAGACAGGTGCTGATTCAACAGGAAGTGATACCACAGGAATTGGAATGCTGTCAAAGAGTCTATCTCCTACAGCAG ATATCTCATTCCCTCCATGTTTGGAGACAGGTGCTGATTCAACAGGAAGTGATACCACAGGAATTGGAATGCTGTCAAAGAGTCTATCTCCTACAGCAG ATATCTCATTCCCTCCATGTTTGGAGACAGGTGCTGATTTAACAGGAAGTGATACCACAGGAATTGGAATGCTGTCAAAGAGTCTATCTCCTACAGCAG ATATCTCATTCCCTCCATGTTTGGAGACAGGTGCTGATTCAACAGGAAGTGATACCACAGGAATTGGAATGCTGTCAAAGAGTCTATCTCCTACAGCAG ATATCTCATTCCCTCCATGTTTGGAGACAGGTGCTGATTTAGCAGGAAGTGATACCACAGGAATTGGAATGCTTTCAGAGAGACTGTCTCCTATAGCAG ATATCTCATTCCCTCCATGTTTGGAGACAGGTGCTGATTTAGCAGGAAGTGATACCACAGGAATTGGAATGCTGTCAGACAGACTATCTCCTACAGCAG ATATCTCATTCCCTCCATGTTTGGAGACAGGTGCTGATTTAACAGGAAGTGATACCACAGGAATTGGAATGCTTTCAGAGAGACTGTCTCCTACAGCAG ATGAAGCAGCAATGCGGACAGCGCTACCTGACGATAATTAA